From Pedobacter aquae:
AATTTACAAAAAAATTATTTCTTTTTCATCCAAATGGAAGTGCCACCTCCATTTAAACCTGTCATTACGATGGTTGATGTTTTTCTCTTCTCCCAGTCTCTCTCTCTGGATACGTGTAGTTTATCAATAAATAAACCACCTGCCCATCTTAACTCTAACCAAGGAGCAGTATAAGTCCATGTGTTATTAGGGTCTCCGTTGATTCGGCCATCCGCACCTAAAGTAGTTTGAAAAGCATTGTTGTATTGAGGGTCTAATTGTTCATTTGCATAACCAGGTACTACACTATAGCCTTGTACAATTTGCTCGTAATCTCCGGCAATTTCTTCGGCTGTAACAGGTGTATTAGGCACATTAGCGTATCGTTGTGGAGAAACAATTGGCCAACCGTCTTGAGTCCAGAATATTTTACGAACATGTAAAACCATAAAGGCTAAATCAACCCCTGGTCTACCTTGATGTGCCATAAAATAATTATCGCCATCTTTAAAAACAGAACAATGAGATACACCAGCCCAACCACCATGATCCATAAATTTATATGGAGCTAAAATCATTGGTCCATTATCTGCTGCGTTATCTACGTTAACACCATTCCAATCTAAAAAAGGTCCGGTTGGACTGTTTGAGCGAAATACCCTAACATTGTATTTAGTAGCCAACCAATCATAAGCAACAAACAGGTAATACATATTAGTTTGAGGGTTAAAGATGATCTCTGGCGCTTCTAAATTACCATTAAAAATATTATTGGTTCTGCCTCTTCTTACAATTCTAACACCTTTATCATTAGAAGCTAAAGCCAGGCCTGTTTGAGGGTTTAATTGTACCTCGTATAACCCATCCCAAGCAGAACCGTAAACCATCCAGTGTTGGCCACTTGATGTAACTACTACAGATGGATCTATAGCATTTGTACCTGGACCAGAATTGGTTGAGGTAACAGCCAAACCTCTTTCTACCCAGGGACCTTCTAATGATGATGAGGTAAGTAAACCAATAGCACTTGTTCTGCCCTCTCTAGGGGCTAAAGAATAATACAATCTAAACTCCGAACCTACTTTCATGATGTAAGGAGCCCAAATACCATCTACTGGCTCTGCACCATTTGCTTTTATATAACTTACAGCTTGAGATGGTAGGCCATTAATAGCCCAACCTATATACTTCCAATCTACAAGATCTCTAGATTTACGTACCATGATACCCGGTTTTACAGGTGCTCCATAGGCAACATCAGTACTAAAACTATAAAACCACTCTCCTTCTTTAATAATGGAAGGGTCATGTGCATTGTAAGGCCCCCATTGACGATAAAATGAAGGTGAAGCTATATTACCATAAGTATCAAGTATATTATTGATGTTAAAAGGTTTTTCTGCGAAAATACCTGGATCAACCTCTGTTAGAGGTTCTACATCTTTTTTGCAACTTCCCAACATCAATACTATTGATGTTGAAAGCATTATATTTTTTATAGTTTGGTTTATCATTTATTTATCTATTAAGATTTCGCTATCGATTAATTTGCAGGATTACGTGAAAGATTCTTGTTTGCTGCCAATTCTGATTCTGGAATAGGTAAATACTCGTTACCCGGAGTCCAAGTATTGAAATCAGTATCATGCGCCTTTAACATTTCTAGTTTAGTTGGGTTATACAACCATCCCCATCTAATGATATCATTGATTCTTTGACCCTCGATAGAAAACTCTAAAGCTCTTTCATGGAAAATTTGCTCACGCATTTGATCTCTGTTCATTCCTGGTTTAACGGTAGCAAGGTTTGGTAATCTTGCTCTATCACGTACCGTTTGGATTAAAGGATAAGCCTCGGCAGTTCTGTTTAGCTCGTTTAAAGCTTCAGCGTACATTAATAGAACATCTGCATAACGTATAATTCTATAATTTATACCACCACCTTCAAAAGTTTCAAAAGGCACACCTAAACCATCGTAAGTGTATTTTCTAGGATAAATTCTGTCTAGTGGATGTGGCCAATTTACACCATAAGCCATGGTAGAATTATCTGCTGGCTCATAAGATGCTATGGTAGCAAGTAAACGTGGGTCGCTTTTATTGTCTACTGTTTTTTCTAATTTAAACTCATCGTAAATCCAACGGGTTGGTAAATAATCAGAGAAGCCTTTGCCATCCATACCGTAAGTGATAGAAACCGCAGAAAACTGACGCCAGTTCGCATTAGGCTCGCCTGTCCAGTTTGGGACAGAACCACCGCTTGCGCTAAATTGCACTTCAAATAAAGACTCTGCATTATTCTCACCAACATCTCTAAAATTATCGCGGTAATTTGGCATTAAACTATAAGCTCCCTGTAAAGGTGCTACAAAGAATTTAGCAAATTCATTAGCTGCTTTTTGCCAATCTTTTCTATATAAATAAGATTTACCCAACATACCTGTTGCTGCCCCTTTAGTGGCTCTACCTTTTTGTCCTCTATCTGGTCCATCAACCGTATCATAAGAAACGGGTAACATATTTGCGGCTGTACCAAAATCGCTAAAAATTTGGTTCCAAATGGCGTCTTCCGTTGCTGTAGACGGGAAATAATCATTTTGATCTTTTGGGGGCGTGATAATTAGTGGTACCTCTTTAAAGGTAGTTGCTAAATTATAATAAGCTAGACCTCTTAAGAAATATGCTTGACCCATAATTCTTGATTTAGAAATATCATCAACAACAGAAGCATCCATAGCGCCAACATTAGCAATAACTTGGTTAGCTCTATAAACAATCATATAAAGATCTCTCCATATCCACTGTACTGGTGCAGAATTATTGGGAATGATAAATTTACCTGCTTGCTCTAAATCTGGCCAAGGGCTGTCGCCTCTAAAATCATCTCCTCTACTATCTGTTAGACCAGGAAAAGAACGCTGGTAAGTACCATCAGTAATTAAAGCATTATAAACTCCGGTGATGGCAGCAAATGCGTGGTCTTTAGTTTTCCAATAACTTGCCGCAGTTGGACCATTAGGGTTGACTAAATCTAATTTTTTATCGCAGGCTGTTAGGAAAGCCAAAACTATTATACAGTATTTAAAATTTTTCATCTTTCTTGCTTTTAATATTCATTCAATTAATTAAAAACCAACTTGTACACCAAGCATTATTGTTCTGGGTCTAGGAAAAGAACCATTGTCAAAACCAGGCTCAAAAACTCCGGCAGTAAAATCAGGATTGTAGGCTTTATACTTTTGAAAAGTGTATAAATTTTGAGCTGTTGCATAAAGTCTTGCATTAGAAATACCTTTTATGAATGATTTTGGTAAAGTATAACCTAAAGAGACGGTATTGATTCTTACAAAAGTTCCGTCTTGCAACCAGCCTTCACGATTAGAGTTTCTACTGTTTTGGTTAACATCATTCCAATCTAATCTTGGAATATTAGTATTGGTATTAATTGTTGTCCAACGGTTAAGCATATCTTCATGGTAATTAGCATCGCCACCGGTATGCATTAAATCTCTGTACAATCTGCTATTGATCAAAAATTTTGCACTTCCTGATAAGAAAACAGTAAAGTCAAATCGCTTATAAGATGTGCCGATATTTAAACCATAAGTATAACGAGGGATACCACTACCTAAATAAGTTCTATCATCTTCATTGATGATACCATCATCGTTTAAATCTTTAAATCTGATATCTCCAACAGTTGTTCCTGGAAATTGCGTAGCATGATTATCAACTTCTGCCTGGGTTTGGAAAATTCCATCAGCCACCCAGCCATAGTGTCTACCAACCTCGCCACCAATTTCTGTATAAGAACCTATTCCTTCTCTAAATTGAACATCATTACCTAATGATAAAACTTTGTTTTTAATAGTAGTGAAGTTGGCCGTAATATCATATTTGAATTCGCCAGTCATTTTACGATAAGTAGCGCTTAACTCTACCCCTCTGTTTCTCAAAGCCCCAGCGTTTACGATAGGAAAACTATTGATAGATCCTACCGAAGCTGGAATTGGAATACCTACCAAAATATCAGAACTTGTACTATTATAGTATTCTGCAGATAAATCTAATTTTCCGCTAAATAAAGTTGCATCTATACCTATATTTGAAGTTTCTCTTTCTTCCCATTTAATGGTTTCAGATACTACATTAGTTTGTAAACCACCAAGTACACGAACATCATTAAAAGTATAAACGATATTAGGGTTTATAGATGCAAAATATAAGTAGTTAGGAATATTTTCATTTCCTAAACGACCCCAGCTTGCTCTAATCTTTAAATCGGATACTAAAGATTTTGGAAGTTTAAAGAAAGATTCTTCACTAATTTTCCATCCTAAAGCTACAGAAGGGAAATTGCCATAACGGTTTGCTTTAGCAAATCTTGATGAACCATCTCTTCTTAAAGTAGCGGTAAGTAAATATTTATTGTCATAATTGTAGTTAAGTCTACCTAAATAAGATGCTATGGTATGATATGCTTCAAATGCAGATGAATTACTTGTAGACCCATTTGCTAAAGTGGGAAAATATGGTTTTACAAAACCTTCTGCATAAGCAAATTTAGTTAGTGCTAAATCTCTTTGATACATTTGCCCCGCTAATAAAGCTACTGTGTGTTTGCCAAATGTTTTATCGTAACTTAGAGTGTTTTCTATAAGTGTACTTCCGTATGTTCTAGAGTTATCTGTTAATCTGGCATTAACATTTTGGAAGAAATAGCCTAGATCAAAGGTTGGGATAAAGCCATTATCACGGGCAAAAACTCTATCATAGCCAACATTAAGTTTATATTTTAAACTATGACCATTACTTTTTAAAAGTTGTAACTCGCCAAATATGGTACCAAACATTCTATCAACATCAGTTTTATTAGTAACTAAACTGTTGTAACCAATGCCGTTTAAAGAAATAGCGTCTTCGCGATTTTGAAGTGTACCACCAAAGCCACCATCAACAGTAGGGTCATATAACGCCATGGTTGGTATAGCAAAAACTAAATCGTTAATTAAAGGCGGACGAGCACCTAAGAGTACACCATCACTATTGGTTAATGTGTTCTCATTAGAGCGGGTATAGTTAAATGTTTGCCCAATTTTAAATATTCCTTTTTCTGCCATGGTATTTACCCTAGCAGTGTATCTTTTATAAGTTGGGCCATTACCTACGAAAGTTCCGTTATTATCAAAAAGATCTAGAGATACATTGTAGGTTGTATTATTACCACCACCAGAAAAGTTCACATAATGGTTTTGTCTGTTCCCTGTTTTTAAACCTTCTTTTTGCCAGTCTGTATCAATATTTGTAATGTATCGGTTTGAATTAGGGTCGTTAGCCGGGGCTAGAGGCTTACCTGCATTAAATCTTGCTTCGTTATTTAAAGCTTGATAGTTTGCCCTGCCCGTTACAGGCATAATTTGCCAAACTTCATCAACACCGTAATAACCTGCGTATTCTACTTTTAAAGGAGAATTTTTCTTTCCTTGTTTAGTAGTAATGATAACAACCCCGTTTGCTGCTCTTGAACCATAAACAGCACCGGCAGAAGCATCTTTTAATACTTGAACGCTTTCTATATCATTAGGGTTAAAATCTCTAGGTACACCATTGATTGGTACTCCGTCTATAACATATAGTGGGTCTGAGTTTCCAAAAGTGCCAATACCCCTTATTCTTACTTGCGGGAAGGCTCCAGGCTGCCCATCGCTGTTTACAGCAACACCAGAAACACGACCTTGTAAAAGTTGCCCAACATCATTTGATGAAACTTGAAGCATATCATTCGTATTCACAATAGCTACAGAACCTGTGATATCGGCTTTTTTCTGCGAACCGTAACCCACAACAACAACTTCGTTTAAGGTTTTAGAGTCATCTATAAGTGTTATATCTACACTTTTTTGATTGTTTACAACAATTTCTTGGCTAGTAAAACCAATAAAACTAAATACCAATACAGTACCGGTATTGGGTATATTGATAGCGTACTTACCATTAATATCGGTTGTAGTACCTGTTGTTGAACCCTTTATGCGTACACTTACGCCTGGTAAGGGCATTCCAGCGGCATCAACAACTTTCCCTGTAATAGCAATATCTGCTAAATTTTTCTTGTTTTTGTAAATGATGTACTGGCTTTCTTTTACCTTCTCATAATTAAGATCAAACGGACTTAATAATTGTAATAAAACTTGCTCTAGAGGGTTGCTTTCTTTGACAATACCTACTTTAACAAGTTTATCTTTTAATAATTTGCTATCGTAGTTGAAACGAACTTTATATTGTTCTTCCAAATATTTTAGCATGGTTGATAATTGCTGCCCCTGCTCCCCAACAGGTTTAGTTGAATCTACTCTGGTACTACTGCTTGCATAAGCGTAGGTTTTAGAATAGGCAATGGGTTGTGAATAGCCATTCTCTGCTATCTGCAACACCGCAAAAATTCCTAGTATAAAACTTCTCATTTTTTAGATTTATTGGTTATTGGATTAGTTATTTATAATTAAGTTATTCTCTTGTTTTTGTATACTGATATTGAACGTTTTTTGAAGTATGGTAAATAATAAATTGATGTTTTCTGTATTTGCAGTACCTGTGAAAGTAAGGTTGGCTAATTCTTTATTAACAAATTTCACTTTGTAACCATAATTATCTTCTAATAGCTGGGCAATCTCTTCCAGACTTGTATCTTCAAAAACCAGTTCTTTATTTACCCAAGCGCTAAATACTTTTGTTTTAACTGCTTTTTTAACAAAAGCTTTGTTGTTAGATGAGAAATCTACCAACTCACCCGGTTTCATATCAACTTCTTGATTTTTTTCTTGACGTAAGAATAGCTTAACCTTACCCGAGTTTAGGACTACTCTGGTTTTGCTAACTCTGGCATTTACATTGAATTTGGTGCCTAAAACTTGTACATCTAAATCATTGGTATGAACTATAAATTTTTGATGATTGGCTGTATGTGTAACCGAGAAAAAGGCCTCGCCTTCTAACCAAACTTCTCTTGGTGATTGCTCGTCCCAATCATCAGCAAAAGAAACGGAAGAGTTAGCATTTAAAACCACGAAAGAGCCATCTGGCAATTGTATTTTTTGATTTTCTGCGTATTGTGTAGAAATACTAACCTTCTGATTAAGCAGAAAAAACAGGAGAGACACTACTATACCAAAGCCTACAAACACAGCAGCAGCTTTTTGCCATGTTTTAATTAAGCTTAATTTATGACCTACCGCATTTTGTCTAGCTTTTTCTTGATCAAAAGCATCATTGCTAGCTTCTATCCTTCTCCATAAATCATTTAACTCATCTTGTATAGGTTCATCAACATCCTTAACTAATTCTAAAATAATAGCTTTAGCTTGCTCTAGCACCAGTTGGTTTTCTTCACTTTTTGCAGCCCAGTTTACCCAAAAATTTCCATCTACAGTATCAGGGTCTTTAACCCACGAAATAAATTTGGCATCTAGTATTAAATCTTCTAAAGTGATGTATGGAGCATTCATGTTCTAATAATTGGCTAATGGCTTTGTTACTATTAGACATGAAGAATGATTTTTTACCAAAGAATTTTCAATTTTTTTAAAAAAAATTGAAAAGCCTTTTAAATGCTATTTAAGGCAGGTAAAAAATCATAAGAATGGCAGCGCCAGCCATTTGATTTTTTAAAATTTGGATGGCATTAAAAGTAGTATTATAAATGGTACGTATAGAAACCGACATGATTGCAGCTACTTCTGCCGGACTTAAGTTATTATAATAAAGTAAAAAGATAACTTCTTTTTGTTTATGACTTAGACTTTTTAAAGCATCAAGAAGTTTCTTCTTATTTTCTGTATCTAGTTCTTTTAAAACTAAAACATCTTCATTAGAAGGCGCTAAACCAAAATCTAGCTCACTTAAGCTTTCTTCTTGTATAAACTTTGCAGTCTTACTATGCTCTCTTAAAATTTTGTTTCTTAAAGATTTTACCAAATAGTTTTTAACAGAAGCAGGAACAGATAGATTCTCTTTATTTTTCCAGATGGATGTGAATAAATCATGAATGGCATCTTTAACCAATTCTTTATCGGTACTGATTTTACAGCCATATCTAAATAAGAGTGCCGAGTATGTTTTATAGAAATGCGCATAAGCTAATTTATCTCCTTCCTTGAATTTAATCCAAAGAACAAGTTCATTATCTACCTCTACAAATTTAAATCTTCCTTCTACCTTCATCTAGTAAACCGAAAAAACAAATACTTTATATAAAAAGACTGAAAATAAAATACGAATGGTACGTTTCAGTTATAATTGGTTACTCAATAATAAGTAAAATATTTTAAAATGTTAAATACACACTTATTTATTTTTTTATTTTCTTCTCTTGATGATACATAAGTATAAGATATTAAGCTTAGGTGTTTCGGTTTGTGGTTTAATAAAGGCTTTTCTAAAGTAAAAACTACATTTATGAAGCGTATCCTGCCCCATCATGATGAAAAAAAACTATAAAGAAGGTCTTAGTGTAACATAAAAAGGAACAGCATGGTGCTCTTGATTATTGGTTTTAATCATTTCGGCGGTTAAATTCCCCATCAATTTAAAATCTGTAGAAATGGTGGTAATACCGTTTAATAAAAGTTTTTTAAGTGGTGTTTCATTGTAGGATATTAAACCTACATCTTTACCTAATACTAAATCCAAGGAGATGATTTTTTCTATCAAGGTTACCAAATCATCCTCCATTAAATTGATATAAACTTCGCCAGCGCTAATAGGTTCTAACTTAATATCGCTTACGATAACATGATTAAAAGCATATTGCTGGCAAAATCTAATAAAACCGTGAACTATTTCTTTTGGGAAATAACTCTTCTTAGGAAACAGTAATTTTAGGGTATTGTATTTACTTAACTGCTCATTTAACTCGGTTAAAGCATTATAAATATCCTTCTCGAAATTCTCATAAACTGCCCCATAAGAACCTTCTACACCATTTACCTTTTTATCTATGAGTATCAATTTTTCTTTGGGTAACTGATTGATGATTTCATAAGCATTCTCGCCACCTTCTAAAAAATGGGGAGCTATTACGAAATGAGAATAATCTGTTCTTCTGTTTAGGATGAGCTTTTTAAAGATGGTAAAATCGTTATTATAGATATAAAAATCTACAGCAGCATCTGGACCTAAAGCGGCTACAAATGCATCGTAAATCATTTTTTTATGTACCGATAACTTATTAAAGAGTAAGAATACCTTTATTTTCTTTTTAAAGTTTGCATTACCAACATAATAACCTCTACCCGGTACGGATACAATAACGCCTAGCTTCTTTAGGTATTTGTAACCTCTTTCTGTGGTGTCTCTTGATATTTCTAAAACATAGCTTAACTCGTTAATAGAGGGCAAAACATCATCTTTCTTTAAATGATTATTTTCTATAGCAGAGATAATAGCATTACTCAGCTGCAAATATTTCGGCGTAGCAGAGTATTCATCTACCTGAAGAAATTTATATAAGTCGGTTGGTTTCATATTTATTCTACCATTTTAACATGTATCAACTTTTGCAATTCTTCTTCGGTGATGTTTAAAATGGAGCCATGTCTAATCCCTTTAGGCAGGCTTATTTTAGCAGATATATCTTCCCAGTTTTCTAAATCTCTAGAGCTTAAAGCTCCGTATTGTTTTAAGGTATATTTATCAAAATAAACTATCCAATTACCTTGGTGTTTAAAAGCGGTTGGCCCTTCTGCCCAATAATTGCCTGTAAAAGGTTTACTGGCTGCACTGTAAGGACCGTTTATTTTCTTGCTGTAAGCTATTTTTAAATTCTTTTGAACAGGCTCTCGTGTTTCATCTTTTAGAAACATGACATAACGCTTTCCATCTTTTACAATAGAAGCATCAATAACATTAAAACCGGGCTCGTATAATAAACGTGTTGGGCTAAAAGTTTTAAAGTCTTTAGTTAAGGTGTAGTACATGCGGTGATTATAACCACTTTCTTTTTCTGATGCTGTTTCTAAAAACTTACCTTTTATGGTTGTTGCCCAATAAATCATGTATTGCTTTTTCTTAGCATCGTATGTAATTTCTGGTGCCCAACAGTTTCTAGCGCCTTCTTCATGTGCCATAACCGGAATAGCTATTTGCGGAGACCAATAAATTAAATCTGTTGATGATGCATAACCGATAGTTTTATCTGTCCAACTAACTGTCCAAACCATATGAAACTTACCATCTGCCCCTCTGATGATGCATGGATCACGCATCAATTTATCTTTAGAGACTTCTGGTTTTAGAAAAGATTCATCGTTTTTTAAGGCTTGCCAAGTTAAACCATCTCGGCTGTAAGCCAAATGCAAACCATCTTGTCCGTTGTTTTTAAAGTAGGAGAATAAATAAACCGTATTCTTTTCTTGCGCTTGAATAGCCAATGAAAGAAGAAGCATCGATAAAATAAGAATCCTTTTCATATGCTTAATCAAGATGAAAAACCTGTTTTAAAGGAATACTTACCGGAGAATTATCCGGATTGGTTTCCATAATATCTGCCATGTAAGCCCACCATTTTTGTACTATTGCAGTTGAGCCTAAATCTTGCGATGATGAACCCGATTGTTGTTGTACAGCAAATAGCGTATTAGTGGCTTCTTCTAAAAATATCGAGTAATCACTTATCCCGTTATCTTTTAAAAGCTGGGCTAATTCTGGCCAAATCTCATCATGTCTTTTCTTATACTCGGCTTCGCAGCCAGGTTTTAATTTCATTGCAAATGCTATTTTCATATGATTTAGCTAAGCTTAATTTTTATTGAATAACTACCTCAAAAGCGCCACTGGCTTCTAGCATAACATAGTTTTTGCTGTTATCGTACTTCCAGCTGCTTAGTGGTAATTCTTGATTATTGACTTTAACTGATGTTGGTTTTTGTTTAAAACCATAAACCTGTAATTGAAATTGCTGAGCTATTGGCTGATAATCGCCTACAGGCTTAGCTACAATAATTTTTACAGCATCTTTTAACTCTTCTGAAGTGATTTTGGTTGTAGCAAATTTTCCTTTTTGATAGTCTAAAGTTTTACCATCATCCTCATACAAATTAAATTCTGATTTCCCTGAGGGATAAACCGCTAGCGTGATATTTTTAACAGCTTGCTCATCGGTATATTTCATATCTTGTTGCATAGGGATAATACCTCCACCTCTTACAAAAAGCGGGATGGTATCTAAAGGAGCAACTACATGTATGTACTGAGAACCAGAAATTTTCTTACCTGTCCAGTAGTTATACCAATTGCCTTTCGGCAGATATAAAGAGCGTGTTTTGGCAGCTTTAACAGTTACCGGGCAAACCATTAAATTATCCCCAAGAAGATATTGGTCATCTATGTTATAAGTATTTACATCATCCTGATGGTTTAATACCAAAGCTCTCATCATAGGAATACCCGTTTGATGATTTTGATACATACTTGCATACAGATACGGCAATAAACGATAACGTAACTTATCGTAATTTCTAAAATTACGAAGTGCGTCTTCGCCATAGTTCCAAGGTTCTTTATAACCCGGATGATCCATACCAAAAACTAAAGCAACCGGACTTAACATCCCAAATTGTACCCATCTGATATACAATTCTGGATCTGCAGGGTGCTCAAAACCACCCATGCAATGTGCCCAATTACTCACTCCGGATAAACCGATATTTAAACCTGCTTTAATAACCGGAGCAAAATATTGCCACTCGCTAGGCCAATCTCCAGCAAAAATAAATGGATAGCGCTGTATGCCTGCATAACCTTCGCGGGTTTGGTTTAAACCTCTTATTTTGTTTAGCTCTTGAAACTTCTCGTAAGGTGCTTTTGCATAAGCTATTGGAAAAATATTATGTAAGCGTTCTGCTTCTTGCCCTGTTGGGCCAACTTTATCACTTTCGTTTGCTTTATGACCAAAGGCACTTCCTTCGTCTGTTTTAAGAAACATGGCACCTTGTTTTGCTACACGCATCACGCCGTTTTCCCACCACCAGTCGACAGCTTTTTCATCAAAAAAGTTTACAAATTCGCCGGGCTTACCATCTTCTGGATAGGTAAAACCTTTTTTACGGGCTTGGTCTAAAAGGTTTAGTTTTTTAGCATTATCAAAACGCGGACGAAGGTGTAAACCCACCATTTTATAATCCATCGCATAAATACTATCAAACATAGCTTTAGGATTCTTGAAGGTCTCTCTCCACTCGAAAGTAGTAGCACCTTTACCCCCATTTTCGCCAAATAAACGCCAAGTAGAATCTAGCCAAATGATATCAGCAGGAATATTTTGCTGACGAAGTTTTTGCGCCAAAGCAATTACATACTGGGTGCTGGTCATTTCTTCATGCCCCAAGTACCACCGCTA
This genomic window contains:
- a CDS encoding arabinan endo-1,5-alpha-L-arabinosidase; the protein is MLSTSIVLMLGSCKKDVEPLTEVDPGIFAEKPFNINNILDTYGNIASPSFYRQWGPYNAHDPSIIKEGEWFYSFSTDVAYGAPVKPGIMVRKSRDLVDWKYIGWAINGLPSQAVSYIKANGAEPVDGIWAPYIMKVGSEFRLYYSLAPREGRTSAIGLLTSSSLEGPWVERGLAVTSTNSGPGTNAIDPSVVVTSSGQHWMVYGSAWDGLYEVQLNPQTGLALASNDKGVRIVRRGRTNNIFNGNLEAPEIIFNPQTNMYYLFVAYDWLATKYNVRVFRSNSPTGPFLDWNGVNVDNAADNGPMILAPYKFMDHGGWAGVSHCSVFKDGDNYFMAHQGRPGVDLAFMVLHVRKIFWTQDGWPIVSPQRYANVPNTPVTAEEIAGDYEQIVQGYSVVPGYANEQLDPQYNNAFQTTLGADGRINGDPNNTWTYTAPWLELRWAGGLFIDKLHVSRERDWEKRKTSTIVMTGLNGGGTSIWMKKK
- a CDS encoding RagB/SusD family nutrient uptake outer membrane protein; amino-acid sequence: MKNFKYCIIVLAFLTACDKKLDLVNPNGPTAASYWKTKDHAFAAITGVYNALITDGTYQRSFPGLTDSRGDDFRGDSPWPDLEQAGKFIIPNNSAPVQWIWRDLYMIVYRANQVIANVGAMDASVVDDISKSRIMGQAYFLRGLAYYNLATTFKEVPLIITPPKDQNDYFPSTATEDAIWNQIFSDFGTAANMLPVSYDTVDGPDRGQKGRATKGAATGMLGKSYLYRKDWQKAANEFAKFFVAPLQGAYSLMPNYRDNFRDVGENNAESLFEVQFSASGGSVPNWTGEPNANWRQFSAVSITYGMDGKGFSDYLPTRWIYDEFKLEKTVDNKSDPRLLATIASYEPADNSTMAYGVNWPHPLDRIYPRKYTYDGLGVPFETFEGGGINYRIIRYADVLLMYAEALNELNRTAEAYPLIQTVRDRARLPNLATVKPGMNRDQMREQIFHERALEFSIEGQRINDIIRWGWLYNPTKLEMLKAHDTDFNTWTPGNEYLPIPESELAANKNLSRNPAN
- a CDS encoding SusC/RagA family TonB-linked outer membrane protein, with protein sequence MRSFILGIFAVLQIAENGYSQPIAYSKTYAYASSSTRVDSTKPVGEQGQQLSTMLKYLEEQYKVRFNYDSKLLKDKLVKVGIVKESNPLEQVLLQLLSPFDLNYEKVKESQYIIYKNKKNLADIAITGKVVDAAGMPLPGVSVRIKGSTTGTTTDINGKYAINIPNTGTVLVFSFIGFTSQEIVVNNQKSVDITLIDDSKTLNEVVVVGYGSQKKADITGSVAIVNTNDMLQVSSNDVGQLLQGRVSGVAVNSDGQPGAFPQVRIRGIGTFGNSDPLYVIDGVPINGVPRDFNPNDIESVQVLKDASAGAVYGSRAANGVVIITTKQGKKNSPLKVEYAGYYGVDEVWQIMPVTGRANYQALNNEARFNAGKPLAPANDPNSNRYITNIDTDWQKEGLKTGNRQNHYVNFSGGGNNTTYNVSLDLFDNNGTFVGNGPTYKRYTARVNTMAEKGIFKIGQTFNYTRSNENTLTNSDGVLLGARPPLINDLVFAIPTMALYDPTVDGGFGGTLQNREDAISLNGIGYNSLVTNKTDVDRMFGTIFGELQLLKSNGHSLKYKLNVGYDRVFARDNGFIPTFDLGYFFQNVNARLTDNSRTYGSTLIENTLSYDKTFGKHTVALLAGQMYQRDLALTKFAYAEGFVKPYFPTLANGSTSNSSAFEAYHTIASYLGRLNYNYDNKYLLTATLRRDGSSRFAKANRYGNFPSVALGWKISEESFFKLPKSLVSDLKIRASWGRLGNENIPNYLYFASINPNIVYTFNDVRVLGGLQTNVVSETIKWEERETSNIGIDATLFSGKLDLSAEYYNSTSSDILVGIPIPASVGSINSFPIVNAGALRNRGVELSATYRKMTGEFKYDITANFTTIKNKVLSLGNDVQFREGIGSYTEIGGEVGRHYGWVADGIFQTQAEVDNHATQFPGTTVGDIRFKDLNDDGIINEDDRTYLGSGIPRYTYGLNIGTSYKRFDFTVFLSGSAKFLINSRLYRDLMHTGGDANYHEDMLNRWTTINTNTNIPRLDWNDVNQNSRNSNREGWLQDGTFVRINTVSLGYTLPKSFIKGISNARLYATAQNLYTFQKYKAYNPDFTAGVFEPGFDNGSFPRPRTIMLGVQVGF
- a CDS encoding FecR family protein, whose protein sequence is MNAPYITLEDLILDAKFISWVKDPDTVDGNFWVNWAAKSEENQLVLEQAKAIILELVKDVDEPIQDELNDLWRRIEASNDAFDQEKARQNAVGHKLSLIKTWQKAAAVFVGFGIVVSLLFFLLNQKVSISTQYAENQKIQLPDGSFVVLNANSSVSFADDWDEQSPREVWLEGEAFFSVTHTANHQKFIVHTNDLDVQVLGTKFNVNARVSKTRVVLNSGKVKLFLRQEKNQEVDMKPGELVDFSSNNKAFVKKAVKTKVFSAWVNKELVFEDTSLEEIAQLLEDNYGYKVKFVNKELANLTFTGTANTENINLLFTILQKTFNISIQKQENNLIINN
- a CDS encoding RNA polymerase sigma factor; protein product: MKVEGRFKFVEVDNELVLWIKFKEGDKLAYAHFYKTYSALLFRYGCKISTDKELVKDAIHDLFTSIWKNKENLSVPASVKNYLVKSLRNKILREHSKTAKFIQEESLSELDFGLAPSNEDVLVLKELDTENKKKLLDALKSLSHKQKEVIFLLYYNNLSPAEVAAIMSVSIRTIYNTTFNAIQILKNQMAGAAILMIFYLP
- a CDS encoding GntR family transcriptional regulator → MKPTDLYKFLQVDEYSATPKYLQLSNAIISAIENNHLKKDDVLPSINELSYVLEISRDTTERGYKYLKKLGVIVSVPGRGYYVGNANFKKKIKVFLLFNKLSVHKKMIYDAFVAALGPDAAVDFYIYNNDFTIFKKLILNRRTDYSHFVIAPHFLEGGENAYEIINQLPKEKLILIDKKVNGVEGSYGAVYENFEKDIYNALTELNEQLSKYNTLKLLFPKKSYFPKEIVHGFIRFCQQYAFNHVIVSDIKLEPISAGEVYINLMEDDLVTLIEKIISLDLVLGKDVGLISYNETPLKKLLLNGITTISTDFKLMGNLTAEMIKTNNQEHHAVPFYVTLRPSL